The following are encoded in a window of Streptomyces griseiscabiei genomic DNA:
- a CDS encoding HPr family phosphocarrier protein, with protein sequence MAERRVNVGWAEGLHARPASIFVRATTASGIPVTISKADGNPVNAASMLAVLGLGAQGGEEIVLASDAEGADIALDRLAKLVAEGLEELPETV encoded by the coding sequence ATGGCTGAGCGCCGCGTCAACGTCGGCTGGGCCGAGGGCCTCCACGCCCGCCCCGCATCCATCTTCGTCCGGGCCACCACGGCCTCCGGTATCCCCGTGACGATCTCCAAGGCCGACGGCAACCCCGTCAACGCCGCCTCCATGCTGGCGGTCCTGGGCCTCGGCGCCCAGGGCGGCGAGGAGATCGTGCTCGCCTCCGACGCCGAGGGCGCGGACATCGCGCTCGACCGCCTGGCGAAGCTCGTCGCCGAGGGGCTCGAAGAGCTCCCCGAGACGGTCTGA
- a CDS encoding M16 family metallopeptidase, whose amino-acid sequence MTELATMDFHPQPQAGDARPWAFPAPERGTLDNGLTVLRCHRPGQQVVAVEVVLDAPLDAEPAGLDGVATIMTRAFSEGTDKHTAEEFAAELERCGATLDSHADHPGVRLSLEVPVSRLEKALGLLADALRAPAFEDSEIERLVANRLDEIPHETASPGRRAAKELSRRLFPATSRMSRPRQGTEETVEGIDSAAVRAFYERHVRPATATAVIVGDLTDVDLDALLGDTLGAWTGSPAKPSTVPAVSADDTGRVIIVDRPGSVQTQLLIGRVGADRHDRVWPAQVLGTYCLGGTLTSRLDRVLREEKGYTYGVRAFGQVLRSAPDGSGVAMLAISGSVDTPNTGPALDDLWTVLRTLAAGGLTDAERDVAVQNLVGVAPLKFETAAAVASTLADQVEQYLPDDYQSTLYRQLAATGTVEATAAAVSAFPVDRLVTVLVGDAAQIEEPVRALGIGEVTVVPAE is encoded by the coding sequence GTGACCGAGCTCGCGACCATGGACTTCCACCCGCAGCCCCAGGCCGGCGACGCCCGCCCCTGGGCCTTCCCGGCGCCCGAGCGCGGCACCCTGGACAACGGCCTGACGGTGCTGCGCTGCCACCGCCCCGGCCAGCAGGTCGTCGCCGTCGAGGTCGTCCTCGACGCTCCCCTGGACGCCGAGCCGGCCGGCCTCGACGGCGTTGCCACCATCATGACCAGGGCGTTCTCCGAGGGCACCGACAAGCACACGGCCGAGGAGTTCGCCGCCGAGCTGGAGCGCTGCGGCGCCACCCTCGACTCGCACGCCGACCACCCCGGCGTACGCCTGTCCCTCGAAGTGCCCGTGTCGCGGCTGGAGAAGGCCCTCGGGCTGCTCGCGGACGCGCTGCGGGCCCCCGCCTTCGAGGACAGCGAGATCGAGCGGCTGGTGGCCAACCGGCTCGACGAGATCCCGCACGAGACGGCCAGCCCGGGCCGCCGGGCCGCCAAGGAGCTGTCCCGCCGACTGTTCCCGGCCACCTCCCGGATGTCCCGGCCCCGCCAGGGCACCGAGGAGACCGTCGAGGGCATCGACTCCGCGGCCGTACGCGCCTTCTACGAGCGGCATGTACGCCCCGCGACGGCCACCGCGGTGATCGTCGGCGACCTCACCGACGTCGACCTCGACGCGCTGCTCGGCGACACCCTGGGCGCCTGGACCGGCTCCCCGGCCAAGCCGAGCACCGTGCCTGCGGTGAGCGCCGACGACACCGGGCGCGTGATCATCGTGGACCGTCCCGGCTCCGTGCAGACCCAGTTGCTCATCGGCCGGGTGGGCGCGGACCGCCACGACCGGGTGTGGCCGGCGCAGGTGCTCGGCACCTACTGCCTCGGCGGCACCCTCACCTCCCGGCTGGACCGCGTCCTGCGCGAGGAGAAGGGATACACCTACGGGGTGCGCGCGTTCGGCCAGGTGCTGCGCTCCGCGCCCGACGGCTCCGGTGTCGCGATGCTCGCCATCAGCGGCTCCGTGGACACCCCGAACACCGGTCCGGCGCTCGACGACCTGTGGACGGTCCTGCGCACCCTGGCCGCCGGGGGCCTGACGGACGCCGAACGCGACGTCGCCGTACAGAACCTGGTCGGGGTCGCCCCCCTCAAGTTCGAGACGGCCGCGGCCGTGGCGAGCACGCTGGCCGACCAGGTCGAGCAGTACCTGCCGGACGACTACCAGTCGACGCTGTACCGCCAACTCGCCGCCACCGGCACCGTGGAGGCCACCGCGGCCGCCGTGAGCGCCTTCCCGGTGGACCGTCTGGTGACCGTCCTGGTCGGCGACGCCGCGCAGATCGAGGAGCCGGTCAGGGCCCTCGGGATCGGCGAAGTCACCGTCGTACCGGCCGAGTAG
- a CDS encoding DUF6082 family protein encodes MATLNSWIRRLRSTATARASALLPVSRRHRRASLAEQHRLHFDLLCKAMDDPALAAVLDTYENDVPAETQRQFLFANALYTNALHFHRIGALSKAELYGHLRVMCRNRIFQEYWESTRHHRKSLAEASEEAELGRMTDDLIQELTDADTEEWWVVGEPPDESA; translated from the coding sequence ATGGCCACACTGAATTCCTGGATCCGGAGGCTTCGCTCCACAGCCACGGCAAGAGCCTCGGCCCTGCTGCCGGTCTCCCGCCGCCACCGGCGTGCCTCACTCGCCGAGCAGCACCGGCTCCACTTCGATCTGCTCTGCAAGGCCATGGACGACCCGGCTCTCGCCGCCGTTCTGGACACCTACGAGAACGATGTCCCGGCCGAGACACAACGCCAGTTCCTGTTCGCGAACGCCCTGTACACCAATGCCCTCCACTTCCACCGGATCGGGGCGCTCAGCAAGGCGGAGCTGTACGGGCATCTGCGGGTCATGTGCCGGAACAGGATCTTCCAGGAGTACTGGGAGTCGACCCGGCATCACCGGAAGAGCCTCGCCGAGGCCTCGGAGGAAGCGGAACTGGGGCGGATGACGGACGACTTGATCCAGGAACTCACCGATGCCGACACGGAGGAGTGGTGGGTGGTGGGAGAGCCACCGGACGAGTCCGCGTGA
- a CDS encoding CobW family GTP-binding protein, which yields MSQSSSPNPVVAAQGPPQIPVVVLAGFLGSGKTTLLNHLLHRSGGSRIGAVVNDFGAIEIDAMAVAGALGDSTVSLGNGCLCCAVDASELDVYLERLAEPAAGIDVIVIEASGLAEPQELVRMVLASENPRVVYGGLVEVVDAAEFLETRQRHPELDRHLAIADLVVVNKLDRAEDGERVLALVRSLGEGAAVVPATYGRVDPEFLFDCRPSEERVGQLSFDDLHLHDGDGHQGGADHGADHAGHLHTGYDSVSFVSEVPLDPRRLMAFLDGRADGLYRIKGYVDFGPYDPRNRYAVHAVGRFLRFYPEPWPSDERSRLSRLVLIGAGIDAPALSKELEACEGEKDAPHADEHGMWGVLRYVREAETDEPEASYDPEASHDGV from the coding sequence TTGAGTCAGTCGTCGAGTCCGAACCCGGTTGTTGCCGCGCAGGGTCCGCCGCAGATTCCCGTCGTCGTCCTCGCCGGGTTCCTCGGTTCCGGCAAGACCACCCTGCTCAATCACCTCCTGCACCGCAGCGGCGGCAGCCGGATCGGTGCCGTCGTCAATGACTTCGGGGCGATCGAGATCGACGCGATGGCCGTGGCGGGCGCGCTCGGGGACTCCACGGTGTCGCTGGGCAACGGGTGTCTGTGCTGTGCCGTCGACGCCAGTGAGCTGGATGTCTATCTGGAGCGGCTGGCCGAGCCCGCCGCCGGGATCGACGTCATCGTCATCGAGGCCAGCGGGCTCGCCGAGCCGCAGGAACTCGTGCGGATGGTGCTCGCCAGCGAGAATCCCCGGGTGGTGTACGGCGGGCTCGTCGAGGTCGTGGACGCCGCGGAGTTCCTGGAGACCCGGCAGCGGCATCCCGAGCTCGACCGGCATCTCGCCATCGCCGACCTCGTCGTCGTCAACAAGCTCGACCGGGCCGAGGACGGGGAGCGCGTCCTGGCGCTCGTGCGCTCCCTAGGCGAAGGCGCCGCCGTCGTGCCCGCCACCTACGGGCGCGTCGACCCCGAGTTCCTGTTCGACTGCCGGCCCTCCGAGGAGCGCGTGGGGCAGCTGTCCTTCGACGACCTCCACCTGCACGACGGCGACGGGCACCAGGGCGGGGCAGACCATGGGGCAGACCACGCCGGGCATCTGCACACCGGCTACGACAGCGTCTCCTTCGTCTCCGAGGTGCCGCTCGACCCCCGGAGGCTCATGGCGTTCCTGGACGGGCGGGCCGACGGGCTCTACCGCATCAAGGGCTACGTCGACTTCGGGCCGTACGACCCCCGCAACCGCTACGCCGTGCACGCCGTCGGGCGGTTCCTGCGGTTCTACCCCGAGCCGTGGCCGAGCGATGAGCGGAGCCGTCTCAGCCGGCTGGTGCTGATCGGGGCCGGAATCGACGCCCCCGCCCTGAGCAAGGAGTTGGAGGCGTGCGAGGGCGAGAAGGACGCCCCGCACGCCGACGAGCACGGCATGTGGGGCGTCCTTCGCTATGTCCGGGAGGCGGAGACCGACGAACCGGAGGCCTCCTACGACCCCGAGGCCTCCCACGACGGAGTCTGA
- a CDS encoding M16 family metallopeptidase: MGHTATAEAGSEGLTVREHRLDNGLRVVLSEDHLTPVAAVCLWYDVGSRHEVEGRTGLAHLFEHLMFQGSGQVKDNGHFELVQGAGGSLNGTTSWERTNYFETMPTHQLELALWLEADRMGSLLLALDQKNLDNQRAVVKNERRQRYDNVPYGTAFEKIFRLAYPEGHPYRHTPIGSMDDLEAASLEDAQQFFRTYYAPNNAVLSIVGDIDPEQTLAWVEKYFGSIPSYDGKPVPRDGALPDIMGEQLREVVEENVPARALMAAYRLPEDGTRACDAADLALTILGGGESSRLYNRLVRRDRTAVTAGFGLLRLAKAPSMAWMDVKTSGDVEVPVIEAAVDEELARFAAEGPTAEEMERAQAQLEREWLDRLGTVAGRADELCRFAVLFGDPKLALTAVDRVLEVTAAEVQEIAKARLRPDNRAVLVYEPVAGDGDAEEDATAAEAAETTDETEESAK; the protein is encoded by the coding sequence ATGGGTCACACGGCCACAGCCGAGGCCGGCTCCGAAGGCCTGACAGTGAGGGAGCACCGCCTGGACAACGGCCTGCGCGTGGTGCTCTCCGAGGACCACCTGACCCCGGTCGCCGCGGTGTGCCTCTGGTACGACGTCGGTTCGCGCCACGAGGTCGAGGGCCGTACGGGTCTCGCCCACCTCTTCGAGCACCTGATGTTCCAGGGGTCGGGCCAGGTCAAGGACAACGGCCACTTCGAACTGGTCCAGGGCGCGGGCGGTTCGCTGAACGGCACCACCAGCTGGGAGCGCACCAACTACTTCGAGACCATGCCCACCCACCAGCTGGAGCTGGCGCTGTGGCTGGAGGCCGACCGCATGGGCAGCCTGCTGCTCGCGCTCGACCAGAAGAACCTGGACAACCAGCGGGCCGTCGTCAAGAACGAGCGCCGCCAGCGGTACGACAACGTGCCCTACGGCACCGCCTTCGAGAAGATCTTCCGTCTGGCCTACCCGGAGGGCCACCCCTACCGGCACACGCCGATCGGCTCGATGGACGACCTGGAGGCGGCCAGCCTGGAGGACGCCCAGCAGTTCTTCAGGACGTACTACGCGCCCAACAACGCCGTCCTGTCGATCGTCGGCGACATCGACCCGGAGCAGACCCTCGCCTGGGTCGAGAAGTACTTCGGCTCCATCCCCTCGTACGACGGCAAGCCCGTGCCGCGCGACGGCGCCCTGCCCGACATCATGGGCGAGCAGCTGCGCGAGGTCGTCGAGGAGAACGTCCCCGCGCGCGCGTTGATGGCCGCCTACCGGCTGCCGGAGGACGGCACGCGCGCGTGCGACGCGGCCGACCTGGCGCTCACGATCCTCGGCGGCGGCGAGTCGTCCCGCCTGTACAACCGGCTCGTCCGCCGCGACCGCACGGCCGTGACGGCCGGGTTCGGCCTGCTGCGGCTGGCCAAGGCGCCGTCCATGGCCTGGATGGACGTGAAGACCTCCGGTGACGTCGAGGTCCCCGTCATCGAGGCCGCCGTGGACGAGGAGTTGGCCCGGTTCGCCGCCGAGGGGCCCACGGCGGAGGAGATGGAGCGCGCCCAGGCCCAGTTGGAGCGCGAGTGGCTGGACCGCCTCGGCACGGTCGCGGGCCGCGCCGACGAACTGTGCCGGTTCGCGGTCCTGTTCGGCGACCCGAAGCTCGCCCTCACCGCCGTCGACCGCGTCCTGGAGGTGACCGCCGCCGAGGTCCAGGAGATCGCCAAGGCACGCCTGCGGCCCGACAACCGCGCGGTGCTCGTGTACGAGCCCGTCGCCGGCGACGGGGACGCCGAAGAGGACGCCACCGCGGCGGAGGCCGCCGAAACCACCGACGAGACCGAGGAGTCGGCGAAGTGA
- a CDS encoding DNA gyrase/topoisomerase IV subunit A has product MARRSTKTPPPDDAFEERILDIDVVDEMQGSFLEYAYSVIYSRALPDARDGLKPVHRRIVYQMNEMGLRPDRGYVKCARVVGEVMGKLHPHGDSSIYDALVRLAQPFSMRVPLIDGHGNFGSLGNDDPPAAMRYTEARMADATSLMTESIEENTVDFTPNYDGQEQEPVALPAAFPNLLVNGASGIAVGMATNMPPHNLGEVIAAARHLIRYPAADLDTLMKHVPGPDLPTGGRIVGLAGVRDAYATGRGTFKIRATVAVETVTARRKGLVVTELPFTVGPEKVIAKIKDLVGSKKLQGIADVKDLTDRAHGLRLVIEIKNGFVPEAVLEQLYKLTPMEESFGINNVALVDGQPLTLGLKELLEVYLDHRFEVVRRRSEFRRGKRRDRLHLVEGLLTALVDIDEVIRLIRSSDNSAQAKERLMERFSLSDIQTQYILDTPLRRLTRFDRIELESEKDRLSAEIAELTRILESDAELRKLVSGELAAVAKKFGTERRTVLLESSGTQVATVPLQVADDPCRVLLSSTGLLARTANGEPFAADEDGKRAKHDVIVSAVPATARGEVGAVTSTGRLLRLNVVDLPQLPDTSAAPNLSGGAPLAEFLSLQDGETVICLMTLDESSPGLAIGTEQGVVKRVVPDYPTNKEELEVITLREGDRIVGAVELRTGEEDLVFITDDAQLLRYQAAQVRPQGRPAGGMAGIKLTEGAKVISFTAIDPAADAVVFTVAGSRGTLDDSVQTTAKLTPFDQYPRKGRATGGVRCQRFLKGEDCLSIAWAGPVPARAAQKNGTPADLPEMDPRRDGSGVSLAKTVASVAGPV; this is encoded by the coding sequence ATGGCCCGCCGCAGCACGAAGACCCCGCCGCCCGACGACGCGTTCGAGGAGCGGATCCTCGACATCGACGTCGTCGACGAGATGCAGGGCTCCTTCCTGGAGTACGCGTACTCGGTCATCTACTCCCGAGCCCTGCCGGACGCCCGTGACGGACTCAAGCCGGTGCACCGCCGCATCGTCTACCAGATGAACGAGATGGGCCTGCGCCCCGACCGCGGCTATGTGAAGTGCGCCCGTGTCGTCGGCGAGGTCATGGGCAAGCTCCACCCGCACGGCGACTCCTCGATCTACGACGCCCTGGTGCGCCTCGCCCAGCCCTTCTCCATGCGGGTCCCCCTGATCGACGGCCACGGCAACTTCGGCTCGCTGGGCAACGACGACCCGCCTGCGGCCATGCGGTACACCGAGGCCCGGATGGCCGACGCGACGAGCCTGATGACGGAGTCGATCGAAGAGAACACGGTCGACTTCACGCCCAACTACGACGGCCAGGAGCAGGAGCCGGTCGCGCTGCCCGCCGCCTTCCCGAACCTGCTGGTCAACGGCGCGTCCGGGATCGCCGTCGGTATGGCCACCAACATGCCGCCGCACAACCTGGGCGAGGTCATCGCGGCCGCCCGCCACCTGATCCGGTATCCGGCCGCCGACCTGGACACGCTGATGAAGCACGTCCCGGGCCCCGACCTGCCGACCGGCGGCCGGATCGTCGGGCTCGCCGGCGTCAGGGACGCCTACGCGACGGGCCGCGGCACCTTCAAGATCCGCGCCACGGTGGCGGTGGAGACCGTGACGGCCCGCCGCAAGGGGCTCGTCGTCACCGAACTGCCGTTCACCGTCGGCCCGGAGAAGGTGATCGCCAAGATCAAGGACCTGGTCGGTTCGAAGAAGCTGCAGGGCATCGCCGACGTCAAGGACCTCACCGACCGCGCGCACGGCCTGCGCCTGGTCATCGAGATCAAGAACGGCTTCGTGCCGGAGGCGGTCCTGGAGCAGCTCTACAAGCTGACGCCGATGGAGGAGTCCTTCGGCATCAACAACGTGGCCCTGGTGGACGGCCAGCCCCTCACCCTGGGTCTCAAGGAGCTCCTGGAGGTCTACCTCGACCACCGCTTCGAGGTCGTCCGCCGCCGCTCGGAGTTCCGCCGCGGCAAGAGGCGCGACCGGCTTCACCTGGTCGAGGGTCTGCTCACCGCGCTGGTGGACATCGACGAGGTCATCCGGCTGATCCGCTCCAGCGACAACTCCGCGCAGGCCAAGGAGCGCCTGATGGAGCGCTTCTCCCTGTCGGACATCCAGACGCAGTACATCCTCGACACCCCGCTGCGCCGTCTGACCCGTTTCGACCGTATCGAGCTGGAGTCCGAGAAGGACCGGCTGAGCGCCGAGATCGCCGAGCTGACCCGGATCCTGGAGTCGGACGCGGAGCTGCGCAAGCTGGTCTCCGGCGAACTGGCCGCGGTGGCCAAGAAGTTCGGCACCGAGCGCCGTACGGTCCTGCTGGAGTCCTCGGGCACCCAGGTGGCCACGGTCCCGCTGCAGGTCGCGGACGACCCCTGCCGGGTGCTGCTGTCGTCGACGGGTCTGCTGGCCCGTACGGCCAACGGCGAGCCCTTCGCGGCGGACGAGGACGGCAAGCGCGCCAAGCACGACGTCATCGTCTCGGCGGTCCCGGCGACGGCCCGGGGCGAGGTGGGCGCGGTGACCTCCACCGGCCGGCTGCTGCGCCTGAACGTGGTCGATCTGCCGCAGCTGCCGGACACGTCGGCGGCGCCCAATCTGTCGGGCGGCGCGCCGCTCGCGGAGTTCCTCTCCCTCCAGGACGGCGAGACGGTCATCTGTCTGATGACGCTCGACGAGTCCTCGCCGGGGCTCGCGATCGGCACCGAGCAGGGTGTCGTCAAGCGTGTGGTCCCCGACTACCCCACCAACAAGGAGGAGTTGGAGGTCATCACGCTCAGGGAGGGCGACCGGATCGTCGGCGCCGTCGAGCTGCGCACCGGGGAGGAGGACCTGGTCTTCATCACGGACGACGCCCAGCTGCTGCGCTACCAGGCCGCCCAGGTCCGCCCGCAGGGCCGCCCGGCCGGCGGTATGGCCGGCATCAAGCTCACCGAGGGCGCGAAGGTCATCTCGTTCACGGCGATCGACCCGGCCGCGGACGCGGTGGTGTTCACCGTCGCCGGCTCCCGCGGCACCCTGGACGACTCGGTGCAGACCACGGCCAAGCTCACGCCGTTCGACCAGTACCCCCGCAAGGGGCGCGCCACGGGCGGGGTGCGCTGCCAGCGGTTCCTGAAGGGCGAGGACTGCCTCTCCATCGCCTGGGCGGGCCCCGTCCCGGCCCGCGCCGCGCAGAAGAACGGCACCCCGGCCGACCTCCCGGAGATGGACCCGCGCCGCGACGGCTCGGGCGTGTCCCTGGCCAAGACGGTGGCGTCGGTGGCGGGGCCGGTGTGA
- a CDS encoding M23 family metallopeptidase produces MAFTRAPGKHRRPGRVQRTTTRNVGVAALTTTGVFGTLAGPALAAEEPAVEQTGLNQIITLGDTVADQVDAQAAAQEQAAEVAAVKKQAQEAARKAAAEKAEQERAAAKEREEIKARAARAAERERLNTYVAPISGSYISTGYKTGGAVWSSGSHTGVDFHAASGTAVLAVGSGTVVEAGWGGAYGNNIVVKMDDGTYTQYGHLSSIGVSVGQRVTPGQQIGLSGATGNVTGPHLHFEARTTAEYGSDIDPAAYLRSHGVNV; encoded by the coding sequence ATGGCGTTCACCCGCGCCCCCGGCAAGCACCGCCGTCCCGGCCGTGTGCAGCGCACGACCACGAGGAACGTGGGCGTCGCCGCTCTCACCACCACCGGTGTCTTCGGCACCCTGGCCGGCCCCGCGCTCGCCGCGGAGGAGCCCGCCGTCGAGCAGACCGGCCTGAACCAGATCATCACCCTCGGCGACACGGTCGCCGACCAGGTGGACGCGCAGGCCGCCGCCCAGGAGCAGGCCGCCGAGGTCGCCGCGGTCAAGAAGCAGGCGCAGGAGGCGGCCCGCAAGGCCGCCGCCGAGAAGGCCGAGCAGGAACGTGCCGCCGCCAAGGAGCGCGAGGAGATCAAGGCCCGTGCCGCCCGCGCGGCCGAGCGCGAGCGCCTCAACACCTACGTCGCCCCCATCAGCGGCTCCTACATCTCCACCGGCTACAAGACCGGTGGCGCCGTCTGGTCCTCCGGCAGCCACACCGGTGTCGACTTCCACGCCGCGTCCGGCACGGCCGTCCTCGCGGTCGGCTCCGGCACCGTCGTCGAGGCGGGCTGGGGCGGCGCGTACGGCAACAACATCGTGGTCAAGATGGACGACGGCACGTACACCCAGTACGGCCACCTGTCGTCCATCGGCGTCTCCGTCGGCCAGCGGGTCACCCCGGGCCAGCAGATCGGCCTCTCCGGGGCCACCGGCAACGTCACGGGCCCGCATCTGCACTTCGAGGCCCGGACCACGGCCGAGTACGGCTCGGACATCGACCCCGCCGCGTATCTGCGCTCGCACGGCGTCAACGTCTGA
- a CDS encoding GntR family transcriptional regulator, producing MRIPAHSVCTAIRDDIVAGVYERGSRLTEELLARRYGVSRVPVREALRTLEAEGFVVTRRHAGACVAEPTEQEAADLLEMRMLLEPLGAARAAQRRTEAHLKVLRGLVRLGQERARRGTSDDLRSLGGWFHETLAQASGSPALTSTLAQLRHKIAWMYAVEAPADPVESWAEHGGIVDAVARGDSDRARTITSLHTERATAAHRLRFPGGAAGAERPDRVRTSQHPVNMQSLRH from the coding sequence ATGCGTATTCCGGCGCACTCGGTATGCACGGCGATCCGTGATGACATCGTCGCGGGTGTCTACGAGCGCGGCAGCCGTCTCACCGAGGAACTGCTCGCCCGCCGGTACGGCGTCAGCCGGGTCCCCGTGCGCGAGGCGCTGCGCACCCTGGAGGCCGAGGGGTTCGTGGTGACCCGCCGGCACGCGGGCGCGTGCGTCGCCGAGCCGACCGAGCAGGAGGCCGCGGACCTGCTGGAGATGCGCATGCTGCTGGAGCCGCTGGGCGCCGCCCGCGCCGCCCAGCGGCGTACGGAGGCGCACCTCAAGGTGTTGCGCGGCCTGGTCAGACTGGGCCAGGAGCGGGCCAGGAGGGGCACCAGCGACGATCTGCGCTCCCTGGGCGGCTGGTTCCATGAAACGCTCGCACAGGCGTCCGGCAGCCCCGCCCTGACCTCCACACTCGCCCAGCTGCGGCACAAGATCGCCTGGATGTACGCGGTCGAGGCGCCCGCCGACCCCGTGGAGTCCTGGGCGGAGCACGGCGGCATCGTGGACGCCGTCGCGCGCGGCGACAGCGACCGGGCCCGGACCATCACCTCCCTGCACACCGAGCGCGCCACCGCCGCGCACCGGCTCCGGTTTCCGGGCGGGGCCGCCGGGGCGGAGCGCCCCGACCGTGTGAGGACTTCGCAACACCCCGTAAACATGCAGAGCCTGCGGCATTAA